A genome region from Streptomyces sp. S4.7 includes the following:
- a CDS encoding VOC family protein, with protein sequence MLTTRYVQGSPNWADLATPDIEGAKTYYGGVFGWNHVSAGPRFGGYGMFQLDGRTVAGAMQRPAEQAPPAWTLYFQTADATATASAVKDNGGTVVNEPMDVEDLGRMTLCADPAGASFATWQPGKNTGLEAVDAPGSLCWAELSTPDTTAATDFYGAAFGWETTTMPMPGGGGDYIMVHPAGKGADGMVAGIVPADAVPGSAATGPNWLLYFGTSDCDAAVAASDRLGGTTVQEPTDIEGVGRFAVVSDPYGARLAFMQGASQDA encoded by the coding sequence ATGCTCACCACCCGTTACGTGCAAGGCTCACCCAACTGGGCGGATCTCGCCACACCGGACATCGAGGGTGCGAAGACGTACTACGGAGGCGTTTTCGGCTGGAACCACGTGTCAGCGGGGCCCCGGTTCGGCGGCTACGGCATGTTCCAGCTGGACGGCAGGACCGTCGCCGGGGCCATGCAACGCCCGGCCGAGCAGGCCCCGCCGGCCTGGACGCTCTACTTCCAGACCGCCGACGCCACGGCCACCGCTTCGGCCGTGAAGGACAACGGCGGCACGGTCGTCAACGAGCCGATGGACGTCGAGGACCTCGGCCGGATGACGCTCTGCGCCGACCCCGCCGGGGCGTCCTTCGCCACCTGGCAGCCGGGGAAGAACACCGGCCTGGAGGCCGTCGACGCCCCGGGCAGCCTCTGCTGGGCCGAACTCTCCACCCCGGACACGACCGCCGCCACCGACTTCTACGGCGCCGCCTTCGGCTGGGAGACCACCACCATGCCGATGCCGGGAGGCGGGGGCGACTACATCATGGTCCACCCCGCGGGTAAGGGCGCGGACGGCATGGTCGCGGGGATCGTGCCCGCCGACGCCGTTCCCGGCTCCGCCGCGACGGGGCCGAACTGGCTCCTGTACTTCGGCACGAGCGATTGCGATGCTGCGGTGGCGGCCTCGGACCGGCTGGGCGGCACGACCGTACAGGAGCCCACGGACATCGAGGGCGTCGGCCGGTTCGCCGTGGTGAGCGACCCGTACGGCGCGCGTCTGGCGTTCATGCAGGGCGCCTCGCAGGACGCGTGA
- a CDS encoding WhiB family transcriptional regulator has product MPINPMNSLTSITGRTGQELAWQESALCAQTGPEFFFPAPGSSTREAKQLCGACEGRLECLEYALDNDERFGVWGGLSEKERERLRRAGSGTRTAEVA; this is encoded by the coding sequence ATGCCGATCAATCCCATGAACTCCCTCACCAGCATCACCGGGCGCACGGGGCAGGAGCTCGCCTGGCAGGAGAGCGCCCTGTGCGCCCAGACCGGACCCGAGTTCTTCTTCCCGGCCCCCGGCTCGTCGACCCGCGAGGCCAAGCAGCTCTGCGGTGCCTGCGAGGGCCGGCTGGAGTGTCTGGAGTACGCCCTGGACAACGACGAGCGCTTCGGAGTGTGGGGCGGTCTGTCGGAGAAGGAGCGCGAGCGTCTGCGGCGCGCCGGTTCGGGCACTCGGACGGCCGAAGTCGCCTGA
- a CDS encoding chitosanase, which produces MKPVTRLFLIGAPIVVVVSVIFGGGDDSAVLADNPPQNTTSAAPNPLASGSEDEKAELEERIRKMPPGLAAPGKKEIAARIVASAENSTLDWRDQYDAIEDLDDGNGYTAGIIGFCSGTNDMLQLVEAYTKHHPDNPLASYLPALREVDGTDSHEGLDPGFTEAWATAAEDPAFREAQDGIRDQLYFDPAVRLAKMDGLSTLGQFIYYDAMVLHGPGLDAGGFYGIRHAAMKEAKTAAEGGSEKKYLNAFLDQSRDVIRTKVTETQRDTSRIDTAQRVFLKDGHMDLAPPLRWKMYGETFQLPAS; this is translated from the coding sequence GTGAAGCCTGTCACCCGCCTCTTCCTCATAGGCGCACCCATCGTTGTCGTCGTCTCCGTCATCTTCGGCGGAGGCGACGATTCCGCCGTGCTGGCCGACAATCCGCCGCAGAACACGACGAGCGCCGCTCCCAACCCCCTCGCCTCCGGGAGCGAGGACGAGAAAGCGGAGCTGGAGGAGCGGATCAGGAAGATGCCGCCCGGTCTCGCGGCCCCCGGCAAGAAGGAGATCGCCGCCCGGATCGTGGCGAGCGCGGAGAACTCCACGCTGGACTGGCGCGACCAGTACGACGCGATCGAGGACCTGGACGACGGCAACGGCTACACGGCCGGGATCATCGGATTCTGCTCGGGCACCAACGACATGCTCCAGCTCGTCGAGGCGTACACGAAGCACCACCCGGACAACCCGCTGGCCTCGTACCTCCCCGCGCTGCGCGAGGTGGACGGCACGGACTCGCACGAGGGGCTGGACCCGGGGTTCACGGAGGCGTGGGCGACGGCGGCCGAGGATCCCGCCTTCCGCGAGGCCCAGGACGGCATCCGGGACCAGCTGTACTTCGACCCGGCGGTCCGGCTCGCGAAGATGGACGGCCTGAGCACGCTCGGTCAGTTCATCTACTACGACGCGATGGTACTGCACGGTCCCGGTCTCGACGCGGGCGGCTTCTACGGCATCCGGCACGCGGCGATGAAGGAGGCGAAGACGGCGGCCGAGGGCGGCTCCGAGAAGAAGTACCTCAACGCCTTCCTCGACCAGAGCCGGGACGTGATCAGGACGAAGGTCACCGAGACACAGCGGGACACCTCGCGCATCGACACGGCGCAGCGGGTCTTCCTCAAGGACGGCCACATGGACCTCGCGCCGCCCCTGCGATGGAAGATGTACGGCGAAACGTTCCAGCTTCCCGCTTCCTGA